The Cotesia glomerata isolate CgM1 linkage group LG7, MPM_Cglom_v2.3, whole genome shotgun sequence genome segment ATTATTgctgttgttatttttttcaaacatactcacttttattttgcatatatttaataataaaaatttacaatttgaagagtttttttatgtaacgCGTGAGCGGTTCCTTAGCAATGAGTCAactcatttaaatttaaatttatttattcaaaattttattttaacctttatcaatttatagttggataaaaatatactgataagagagaactttttttaacagtttttGCTTGACAGCTCGGGAAATTAAACGAGATCTATTTTCAagagcataaaaaaattatcaagacaAATGGACGGTCATtgtatttctttaattagcaATGTAAtaagactgaaaaaaaaaataaaataaaaaattcccggAGACTTTAACAGTACGCGTGTAATTAGGAgatgaaattaaaagaaatgtAATTAAGTAGCGAGAGAAAACAAAAGCTTtactcttttttaattataactaacaatcaattatttttatccatgACTTGTTTGTTGTTTCATCcgcttattcttatttttttttttaattatattaatatttttttttagctcttgatttttaaaaaccatttttttcagaattaaaattatttagttgcaattttcaaatcaaaaattataaattgacacattagaaaatttttccacgGAAAAACTGCAAAACAGTAGTGGTTTACATTAAATAAGAGGAATTTAATCGTAGTCGTTGGAAGATATTGAAGGGAGTCACATGGTTACGTatcaaaagaattttaaaagacCCCGAGACCAAGACTCAGCAGACTAGACTAGACAAGACTAGACTAAAGTACGAATTCATTTTCTCCTTTATCGTCGCCTcccatttcttcttttttttcctGTTTAATTtagtatttgtttatttttttgagttttgtATGAAAGATCCACTCGGCAAGGATCTACCGACGTTTGGGAGTCACAAGCTTGTGCCCAGTGTGTGTTTGAGCAGAAAGACAAGACCGAGACAGAGACTGAGGTAAAGACTGAGGCTGGTAGTTGGGTAAAGAGAAGAAACGTAAAGCCGGTGTATATCTCTACTCAGCCTCCTCTTTCTCCGTTCCTCCTTGCAACCCTCTCACTATATTCTATACACTGTGGACTGTATATTCTGTCGAAGCGTCCCTCTCGTGATGTATTATTCATGCTCGGCATCGACTGTGACTTTGGGAAAAAGGCCTTTTGCCCACTTAACGAGGAGTCACGTGTCCGAGGGAGTGCGAATCCCAGGATGGATTTGAGTCCAAGCTAGTCTACTGGCTACTGGTTACTGGTACTGTCCACCAAACGACCAGGAAGCCAGCGCAATCTTGGTAAGACCAGCTGTCGCGAACATTTGCTCTCTCTTCAGCTTTTCTGCTTCTGCTCTTGCTATCGTTTATGATGATCGCCTTCTTGCTTTGTAGAATTACTGCATTTGTATATAGTcccgtttattttttatttattttaatattttgctCCAGCTAAATTCCGACACTTCAATGACCTAACAAGGATTGAACTGATTAAATTGCAACGGTCTAGTCATAATAAATAAGCCTGAAGAATAAGGAACTAGTTTACTGAACTAAAATGGAAAGAcgtcgttttatttttattttaattatctgaGATGTTATATGTATAAAGagactttattattatataataattcaaGACGATGCTTCAACTGGGTCaagatgaattttttatcacagcaattacattaataaattagatacaaataacttttaattttaaaagttaataaaaagaagaaaaaattatctgagcaataaaaaaaattatattttaaaattacgcacgaaaatattcattgattTATTGAAGACTTTTCGTGAGCAAGCGATGAAAATTATCACTTAGAAAGGTATGATTACCGTACCCAGTATTTGAAAAGTAATGACTTACAGGGgtgtgataattatttttcattttaacatTATTCACTATTCATGAAGATGAGAAAGtgaattatttacttttaactatttcaatataactcaaaaatgttatttcaacgAAAATTGGTTTTGCGCACCCTAGCAGAACAGGATGAGGGTCGCCGAGACAAGGGGATACGAGAAATATTCTTATGTGATCCCAATCGGTGTATCTCGCCCAGTTATTTTTGGATGCTTGGCATCAAACCCCTCGGTACTCTAAGAAATAGCTTCCAGTGCCCGGCAAGCCAAAAATCGCTGACAGATTTATCACCACTTGTGGGTATGTAAGGGCACAAAGTAtgttggtttttattttttgattttgtgtGGGAGTTCCGAAGAATGAGATTTTATTGgatttataaaagataaaactttgattaaaatcaaatagaaagttataaataaaaaatgtaatattgGGCAGGGGAGTTTATTTCTAGGTTTATCTGCATGTATGTGctttagtaaataatttatcacgATATTTCGGAAGCTCTAAAATCTACTGATTTAAATCATCgatcttattattattattatttatttatttaattggccATGAAGTCGAAACTCCTTGCGGCCATCCaaaattgatacaaaaaatcttaatataatatataaagtagTGTGTTAAGTAGTATATATAAagtagtatatataatatagtgTGTTAAACACTCAGTCACTCAATCACTCAATCATCACTAAATTCTAATACAATGAATACATATTATGATCTAtcagattataaaaaatattcataacaaGTAGTTCGAAACTCCATAAACGTTGGTAACGTCGTACAATCAGCTGGTAATTGATTCCAGATTTTAACCGCAAATATCAAGAATGATTTTTCATACTTCGCTGAATGATAAACCGGTAACTCAAGATAGTCTTGACGAATATCTCCTCGGCGTAGGCGAGGCTCAAGAATTTCTCAGTCTCGCTTAATTAAAGGCTTTTGATTAAGATACAATGCTTTATAAATAAGAcacgataagaaaaatttacgccTAGAACTAAGTGTCAGCCAACTAAGCTCAGTATAATATTGAGTAACATGTTCAtactttgatattttaaaaatgtatcgtACACAAGCATTTAATTTTCTCTGAAGTCTAGTCTGTTGTTGACCTGTAATATCAGTATAAATAGCCGCGCAATAATCAAAAATAGGATAAATTAGAGTAGTGACCAATCTTTTCCTAACAGGCAATGAAAAAACATCTCCATTGATCTTTAACTGTGCAAGTACTCTCATGCTACTTTTGCAAACCTCAGTAATTTGTAAGGACCAAGTTAGAGTGTCGTGAAGTATGACTCCTAGATACTTTACTGATTTACAATAGTCAACTATAGTATCATTTACAACTATATTTGGAATCACTTCACATTGAACATCAGCCAATTTTTGTGCTGATCCAAAAATCACTGTCTTTGTTTTGTTAGGATTTAGTTTAAGACCGTTTATAATACACCACTTGAGAATTACAGCAATTTCCTCATTCAGAATTCTTACAGAGCTTTCTATATCACAAGGTTTACATGTTAAATAGACAACCAAATCATCAGCATAAAACAAGTGCTTACAGCGCTTAAGTAATACACCCAAATCTGTAACATAAATGGAATAAAGTAGTGGTCCAAGGACACTGCCCTGCGGAACACCACTCGAAATTTCTTTCCAGTCTGATATACCAGAATTATCAATTCTAATTGCTTGCAGCCTATCTTTTAAGTATCTTACATATATTATTTTCTGGAAATAGTGattcactaattaatttttcatgaacAAGAATTGATTTAAAGAgaaaaagttgaataaaatacatttataacaaaataaattaaaaggaaATTTATAGACGAGTTGAAATGTCAAATGAAAGTTAATTGAGAATATCATAAAAGTGACGAGGTTTGAATTTTCATggttcattaaatattatgaGATAATTCATTTGACTACAATGTAAATTGAATCTGAGAACCTGAGCTTTGTCTCAGTTAGTTAGTTTCACTAAAGACAAAGGAGATAGATTGAGAGTCACCGACATTTACATATTTACAGGGTGGCTAAAATAAGGGTGAATTTAACCAGTCTTATATACgcatttcatttatatttaagcGATCCTATTTATCCCAAACTATTCCAAAAAAGTCAttacaaaaatacatttatacgGTTCTGTTAAACTTTAGAAGCATCGATGTAATTGAAAAGTCTCAAGATTTAATGATCGACATTAAATTTACAGAGCGCGTTGATTTAGTGAATAATGAGCTTTTGAAAATGTATATAAGATCCGTCCCAGACGTGCTGTTAAAGTGGTGCAATTTCATCGGATCTCGGGTGAGTGAAAAAAGCTAGGGAAAAAAAGTATTGGTACTTGAAATAGGACGTAAATAAAAGAAGCCATTGAGAGTGAGGgaagtatatattatatggaAGAAGAGCTCAGCGATCCGTACCGGGAGTGATATATTTGATTTTGGTTTTCAAAGGACTTTCGAGTCGATctatataaatgtatacacTGGGATTCCGGGGAACGTAAACGCGGTCACGTGGCTAGTTTAAACAGAGCCTGAAGCCCTTATATATACAGAAAGGACACGAATGAGCAGAGCAGCGTCATCGGACGAAAATGCAATGCGATATAGGTGGATAAACGTACACAGTTTGGAGTCGCCGGCAATCCCAGTGCAATATACACACATATGCGCTTAAGTCTTGAATCCTCGACTGCTGTCATATATACAATTTGAAGGCAAGTGCGTTGAACCGTATAGTAAGGTTTTCCAACATAAGCGACACGGTACCCTACAGACTATAGACAGAACGGGGGTATAGTATGTGAGTGTGGATTTGAGCGCTTGTGTATTAATTCTCCTCTCTTTCATATAAATCCACCATCATTTTCTCTCGCTCCGCCGCCACCCTCAAGGATCCGATTATTTCTCTCAGTTTTCGAACAGCCCATTAAAAGCTGGCTTGTTGGGAAAGCGAGAACCGAGGCGAGAAGGATGATACTACCGGGGCGAGAGACTAGACCGAGAGGAAGATAGTGAGGCTGAGAGAAAGTAGGGGTGATAAATGCTGATTTCGTGGAGCGCGAGTAAACTTCTCGTTCCCTGTACTGGGTTTAGGCTCTCTGGGTTCAGTTGCTTTACCACCATTGAGACAGCAGACCCCCAGGGTTCACTGGGTACAGGGGTGCTTCACCCTCGGCGCTCCCGGAAACCAAAGTTCCCTTCCAGCTTCCTATTCcgatgaaatattttatcaaatacaATAAAACGCACACCAGAAGTTCAACTACTGAGTTTACTCGTTTTATCGTCATTTATTTCCGTTTTCCATTTATATATACTGCACTACACTCTCAACAGTTATTTATTGCtatcttctttttaatttcgttGCCCACTGTTATTGTTTctctgatttttaattatttttcctaGACATTCACGAGAAACTAAAAGcgcatttcaaatttttagtttttttggttcaattagtctttagaataattataataataataataataataataataataataataataataataataataataataataataataataataataataataatgatactcTACACGGAATATCAAAGCTCCATAATGCAATTGAAGCTGTAGGGATTTAGtgaaattcaattcaatttgaATAGGCTCAAGCAAGAGCGCCATCTGATGGCAGCGTTAGTGAACTACGCAAGCTGACGAAATTTGTATCATCTTTACGGTTTTGAGCGTTTTACATAAGTTTGCACATCAATGCAGTAGTAAAGTTGGTTTGGGAATAAATTTTAGAAGGAGCTTACGTACGTAATGACTGAGCATTTATGGTTGCCGAGTCGGCAAACACGTCTTGGAAAATTCATGTAATCTATCTTTAAGTATTTCTTAagaatttatagttttttttttgttttgtttgatGGTTGGGtaacttttgaaatttctcaaaatgttatttctcggtgtctttattttattttaaaaagtttttatttgcgTTAGCTCTTTTGGTCTCCCTCGATGAACGTAAACGTTTTCGTGAGTGACATTATTCGACTTTTGTGGGTTTCCTGAGGGTACACACGAATTTTCTTGGCCTCTGGTTCACTCTTTCTGTAGAATCAACCAGAGGGAAAAGATAAGAGCAAagcgaaagaaaaagagagtTTTAAGCAAGTCGCGGATGGGGATTCATAAATATCAGAGTGGCTCTCTCTAATGTAGTACCCGTTTCCGAAAGCCATAATGTCCGATCTCCCGGCAGAAATATGAAAGGAAAAATAGGTAAGAGGAGCTTGCAGTTTTCATATACTTTATACATGTATTTTTAGCCCTCTTCCTCTTACTCTTATCAAAGATTCTTCTTGTTCTTCTCCAACTTGTCTCACtttatatacatgtatgtaCGTACGTATGGGCGCTGTGGGGATGGTCGCTGATATTTTATGACTTTCCAAAACGAGAAGAAGACGAGGAAAAGGAAGAAAGGCAGATAGACGAGAGGAGAGAAAgagaaactgaaaaaaaatatactaagGAAAATAGCGAGATGGAATATAAGACGACGTTCTCGGGTATCTTCTCTACAGTGCTGCAAGAATAAAGCGATGTGAGAGATGTATGAGAGCACTGAGAGATattgaaaattcataaaagCATACCAAATTTCATATGACTCCATTACGGGAGATAAAAACCTCacgaaaatcattattatacGGATTAGGGGACGAGGAAGGAGTTTAATCGATCtctcttgaataaaaaatgaaatttctgCCAAGAATTCCACcggtaaaattattaaacaacttTTGGATCAATCAAACTCCCGTTCTGTCTGTAGTTATACTATTTAGTATTcggatataatttatttgttggttGAATTTGTAGAAGCGTCGACTGAAGTCTGTTGTCCAGACAGTTACCGAttaaaaatccatttaatAATCCAACTTTCTGTggtattaagtattaatattTCAGTAAGAATGTTTCGAGtattgattcaaatttttgaggaTTATATTAATGCTTAACTATTACAGTTTTGCAGTCGGAGATTTATATAATTCATACTTCCGATAGTATCAATATTACATGAATAATTATTGAGCGATTTACCGGATGATGTGATTATAATAAGAAGCTTAGTGGATATTTTAGTATAATATAAACTGAAAAAGTTATATTAAGTAGAagaaaagttaataataactCAACTTGTGGTTTAACTATCGAAAAATCGTAAAGTCTCGGTGCGTTAACGTATcttgatatatatttaacgAAAGAACAATGACATTAAATGCCTCGGAAAGTAAAGTTGATGGCCCGAAGGCTAGCAAAAGTAAACTGAGTAAAGTACTTTTGCACTTTGAAAGCGTATAGGCGTAACTCTGAAGTTTTCACCGTACCGGTCTCGGGCAAGTAGCTGTCTTTAAAAGAACTCTTAAAAGTTGTAAAACTTGCCTCACTGGAAACTCTTTCTGCGGCAGTGACTTGCTTGTTAccatttattagttattaatttcattatttgtAATTCAAGTTGTATCTTGAcatcgttaatttatttttaatcaaaatcataaataataattgaaaaaaataaaagctttataaatagaataaaaaattcattagtaCAACAAGATGATTGACGAATAACTAGAGCTTAATTTCAAAGTGTACCCGGAGGCATTGGCTCCTCACCCTCGGTATCTCTCTTTTTCACTTGCCCAGTCGTCGTGTTCTCGATAGCGTACAGCGTATAGTGTATATACAGCAGTACATAACCTCACCCTTGTCCCTCGGGGCGGTAACACGTGCTCATTCGTCAAGAGAGCCAGGGATGATACGGAGATAGAGACGAGAGATAAAGATAGCGTGGTCGTAGATGTAGTCGCGTTGTACTACACAGAGGACGAGTTAGTTCGTCACTCGGGGCCCGAATATTGTGTGGAAAAGAGTAACTTTTAGTAACAATGTTTTCTCACCCTTTGGCTCATAAACTGATGGGGCGAAAGAGTAAGCAAGCAAGCAAGCAGCTAAATGACGGGACCAAGTCCTATCCTTCTTTGGGAGGCAACGGCACCTAAACAGAGTTACTTCAAGAGCGGGGAGCTGAGTTGTGTCGACAAACAAGTGTGAGATGAAATAAATTGGAAAACGCTGGGGAGTAAGAGACGAACGGATGATGGAAGGACCCACCACTACACTACACCCTACACCTTCTCTGTATATATAAAGCTCGGCAATCAATTTCGTCAATACCGGTTGTTGCGGAGTTGAGGGTTTCACGACAGTCTGGCCCGCGGCTCTGCCGACAGTAGCGCTTACAGTAAGTGTAGAGGTGGAAGTGACGTCGGTGACCTCCAATACCGCCCTTTTGATCTACTCTCTTCTCCGACCCTATGAAACTCTATATTGTTACAGTTTACAACAAAACCCTGggtatcaatagattttagatgctatgtttatttattgctctcatttattttttttatagatcaAATATGGTTTGGTAATTGAATATGTGGACATCTATGGGAAATACACAagctctattttatttttatttactttttatggtagattaactttataaaataatggaCTTTTGCTGAAGGTTTGTAGACTTTGAtgacgattttttttcatacgaGTCGGTAGCTTGTGTGCATGGTctggatattttttaataaacgattatgaagttattcaaaaatatgcaAATTCGCAGACGGACAATAGCAAAGAGTTatgtaaattattgttattattaaaattatttaagtattgataaattttgtttaagcGGTTGGATAAAAGCTTTGAAAgcattttaaatgataattgcCGTTTAAGCTACGCACTCAATATCgtcgttattatttttacatacagGTATTTTTAACGCAATTTTAAAACCGGATGACGAGTTCACTGGTAtcttattaattgataaataattatttttattaataatgatgacGCGAggtataatcaaaaattaatttaaaaattaaattaaattgtttttttccattttatcTCATCAATTCACCAATAGCAACCTTTCTTTAATAGCTTTCTGATATCATTGTCGTTAATAAGATATTAAAGTCATCGatttctttaaaatgaaattcaagttgtttttcattattaaaattttttatttaattgtattcacaatgaatttttatgaaacaTTTGGAAGTataattagatttaaaaaCACTGAAAACATcgatgatgatttttttttaaataatgatacgCTTTCACGAAGTAGAAGAATAGCAGCAAATGCCAATGTGAATCGTTTCTGGGATCAAGGAGTAATACCTTATTAGTTCGAAGGTAATTTCACTGGACAagaatatttatctattagaAAAGCTATGCAAGTTTGGGAAAAATCAGCGTGTGTTAAATTTGTTCCAAGGATTCAAGACCTTCATCCAAAATACGTCGCTATTGATAAATTAAGTTGCGGGTaagttgataataattttatatcaaaataattttaacattaaaattttttattgaatattcaagctgctgttgttattattataattattaccaaACGGGCCCTCATCGATTGAGTTTAAACAATGGTTGTTATCACGTAAGAACTGTTCTACATGAGTTAGGTCATGTTATTGGTTTGGAACATGAGGACATTCGTCCAGATCgtgatgaaaatattaaaattattgaagacAACATCAAGCCTGGTAATTGTTCTTCATTTTGttagattatatttttttatgagatAAAAACTTTCAgtaataataaactattttacaTAGAATTCATgaatgattttgaaaaattatcttcTGATGAAATTGACACATTAAACCAGCCGTATGATCACGAATCAATAATGCATTATCCCCAGAAAGCatttgcaataaataaaactatgaATACACTAGTACCGATTAACGGAATTGACagtcaaattattaatattggttTTAGAAAAGAGCTAAGTgcatttaagaaatatttccaGTCGGctttgatttaaatttcagTTTGTGGAGGAACTTTACTTGATTCTTCAGGGGATTTTGGATCACcgaattattcaattaattcatTTCACAGAGACTATCATTGTCAGTGGAGGATTCCAGCGTCAAGTGGAGAACAAGTTGTCCTGAACATTACATCCTTCGATTTAGCCGACAGTGAAGATTGCGACATTGATTATTTGCGAATAAGAAATGGATATTGGGACAAAAGCGCTTCcggtaaatattattgatgtaaaaaaaaagaattgctTTTAAATCAACGTAATTATTTTCAGCTCACTATTGTGGTAGCCGTGCATCGAGTATAGTTCGGactaataattatatcttAATTGACTATGTCAGAAAAAGTTATCAAACTAATAATACCGGTTTCACCGCGACTTACTCAAAAACATGTACCTTTGACATTAAATTGAAAAGTAATGAGAGTATGATTTTGGAATCACCaaattttccaaataattATGAACCGAATAAAAAATGCGGGTGGCG includes the following:
- the LOC123269012 gene encoding bone morphogenetic protein 1-like — encoded protein: MQVWEKSACVKFVPRIQDLHPKYVAIDKLSCGCCYYYNYYQTGPHRLSLNNGCYHVRTVLHELGHVIGLEHEDIRPDRDENIKIIEDNIKPEFMNDFEKLSSDEIDTLNQPYDHESIMHYPQKAFAINKTMNTLVPINGIDSQIINIVCGGTLLDSSGDFGSPNYSINSFHRDYHCQWRIPASSGEQVVLNITSFDLADSEDCDIDYLRIRNGYWDKSASAHYCGSRASSIVRTNNYILIDYVRKSYQTNNTGFTATYSKTCTFDIKLKSNESMILESPNFPNNYEPNKKCGWRLSAPRRHYFTIKFNYFDIEPSKGCINGSIKMKVLDRFKAWFLPRECGSKNKSTVIRSNKIYIEFSSNGKIQAGGFSATISAISL